A window from Pokkaliibacter sp. MBI-7 encodes these proteins:
- a CDS encoding HPP family protein: MKVVVSHTLKSLLAGSGAALGIAALVALDHWLNWVLLMVPFGASCVLLFAVPSSPLSRPQNVIGGHVLTACIGVAIAHMGWPMEYALPLAAGAGVAAMVALQVVHPPAGANPLLVLFSGMNWHFVWQTVLPGSVLLVVLAWAYHHLAGHRLRTTA; this comes from the coding sequence ATGAAAGTCGTCGTTTCCCACACCCTGAAGTCCCTCCTTGCTGGCAGTGGCGCTGCCCTCGGCATCGCTGCGCTGGTGGCTCTTGATCACTGGCTCAACTGGGTATTGCTGATGGTGCCGTTTGGCGCCAGCTGTGTTTTGTTGTTCGCGGTGCCGTCCAGCCCGTTGTCACGCCCACAGAACGTGATTGGCGGACATGTACTGACGGCCTGTATCGGTGTAGCCATCGCCCACATGGGCTGGCCGATGGAGTACGCCCTGCCACTGGCCGCCGGTGCTGGTGTGGCGGCCATGGTGGCATTGCAGGTGGTTCATCCACCGGCTGGCGCGAATCCGCTGCTGGTGCTGTTTTCCGGTATGAACTGGCACTTTGTCTGGCAAACGGTACTGCCGGGCAGTGTGCTGCTGGTGGTGCTGGCCTGGGCCTATCATCATCTGGCCGGCCATCGTCTCAGGACTACCGCGTAA
- the radC gene encoding DNA repair protein RadC codes for MSIRDWPAEQRPREKLLNKGAASLTDAELLAIFLRTGVAGQSAVEMAQQLLQRFGSLRALLQADLQEFCQAHGLGSAKYAQLQAVLEMGRRHLTEELRREQSFTSPDAVKNYLLAHLRDQQREVFACLYLDSQHRLIHYEPLFLGSIDSASVHPREVVKAALRHNAAALIVAHNHPSGIAEPSRADELITQRLKEALALVEIRLLDHFVVGAGQVVSLAERGFC; via the coding sequence ATGTCTATTCGTGACTGGCCCGCAGAGCAGCGGCCAAGAGAAAAACTGTTGAACAAGGGAGCGGCCTCCCTCACCGATGCCGAGCTGCTGGCGATCTTCCTGCGTACCGGCGTGGCCGGGCAGAGTGCGGTGGAAATGGCGCAACAACTGCTACAACGCTTCGGCAGCCTGCGTGCCCTGCTACAGGCAGATCTGCAGGAGTTCTGTCAGGCGCATGGCCTGGGCAGCGCCAAATACGCCCAGCTGCAGGCGGTGCTGGAAATGGGTCGTCGTCATCTGACCGAAGAGCTGCGTCGTGAGCAGAGCTTCACCTCCCCCGATGCGGTAAAGAATTATCTGCTGGCCCACTTGCGTGATCAGCAGCGCGAAGTTTTCGCCTGCCTCTATCTCGACAGCCAGCACCGGCTGATTCATTACGAGCCGCTGTTTCTGGGCAGCATCGACAGCGCTTCGGTTCATCCGCGGGAAGTCGTCAAGGCCGCCTTACGCCACAATGCCGCCGCCCTGATCGTGGCCCACAATCACCCCTCCGGCATTGCCGAGCCCAGCCGCGCCGACGAGCTGATTACCCAGCGTCTGAAAGAGGCACTGGCGCTGGTGGAAATACGCCTGCTGGATCACTTCGTCGTTGGTGCCGGACAGGTGGTGTCTCTGGCTGAGCGAGGCTTTTGCTGA
- a CDS encoding TetR/AcrR family transcriptional regulator, whose translation MREGLMTKNLPPTQGQNTATASQHAALSDKESRSEARRNQILQAATDCFCAHGFHGASMSAISKMARMSPGHVYHYFDSKEAIIEAIVDRDLQQFYELSENLLQVDDLLDCMMAQLHVEEALQVTSCNPLIMVEMSAEASRNARVAAKLHHTDQLVRQRFRQLFFGTTAVSEAERLQQEARVEVICLIFDGVMVRGIHNPSTAREPLRAVLGQVLHLLLKDTSVTTPT comes from the coding sequence ATGAGAGAGGGGCTTATGACCAAAAATCTCCCGCCCACGCAGGGTCAAAATACTGCCACTGCCAGTCAGCATGCCGCTCTCAGCGATAAGGAAAGTCGCAGTGAAGCCCGTCGCAATCAGATCCTCCAAGCCGCAACAGATTGTTTCTGCGCCCATGGATTCCATGGAGCAAGTATGTCAGCGATTTCCAAAATGGCCAGAATGAGCCCCGGCCATGTCTATCACTACTTTGACAGCAAGGAAGCCATTATCGAGGCTATCGTCGACCGAGACCTCCAGCAGTTCTATGAACTGTCTGAAAATCTGCTGCAGGTAGATGATCTTCTCGATTGTATGATGGCTCAGCTACATGTCGAGGAAGCGTTGCAGGTGACATCCTGCAATCCACTGATCATGGTGGAAATGTCGGCCGAGGCATCGCGCAATGCCCGCGTCGCTGCCAAATTGCACCACACGGACCAGCTGGTGCGTCAGCGCTTCCGGCAGCTGTTCTTTGGCACCACGGCAGTAAGTGAAGCGGAGCGTCTGCAGCAGGAGGCCAGGGTGGAGGTCATATGCCTGATCTTCGACGGCGTGATGGTGCGGGGTATTCATAATCCGTCGACTGCCCGTGAACCGCTGCGTGCGGTGCTGGGGCAGGTACTCCACCTGTTACTGAAAGACACGAGCGTCACGACGCCCACCTGA
- a CDS encoding phosphomannomutase/phosphoglucomutase, whose protein sequence is MSQYTPLAAVDPSIFRAYDVRGVVGSTLNESIVYQIGLAIGSEATARGQKTVVVGRDGRLSGPSLSTALMDGLRAAGQDVVDVGMVPTPTLYFATYHLGFPSGVMVTGSHNPADYNGFKIVLAGETLSGEQITDLYRRIAEKDFSQGEGSYRAVSIDDDYVNRITGDVKLAKPMKVVVDCGNGVTGELGPRLAKALGCEIIPLFTEIDGNFPNHHPDPGKLKNLQDCIKAVKEHGADLGLAFDGDGDRVGVITNAGHVVFPDRLMMLFAQDVCGRNPDAQIIYDVKCSRLLAPAISKAGGKPMMWKTGHSLIKAKMKESGALLAGEMSGHIFFKERWYGFDDGLYSACRLLEILSNADCDADTLFKRFPEDVSTPEINIEVTDAGKFTIVEALQKLDFPGGDKSTIDGVRVDFPDGWGLIRASNTTPVLVLRFEAETTEALERIRSLFQARLNEVDSSLVIPHE, encoded by the coding sequence ATGAGCCAGTACACTCCCCTTGCAGCCGTTGATCCGTCAATCTTCCGCGCCTATGACGTACGCGGCGTGGTGGGTTCAACCCTGAACGAAAGCATCGTCTATCAGATTGGTCTGGCTATCGGTTCCGAAGCCACTGCCCGTGGTCAGAAGACCGTTGTGGTTGGCCGCGATGGCCGTCTGTCCGGCCCCAGCCTCAGCACCGCGCTGATGGATGGCCTGCGCGCAGCCGGTCAGGATGTGGTGGATGTGGGCATGGTCCCCACGCCGACCCTGTACTTTGCCACCTATCACCTGGGTTTCCCATCAGGCGTGATGGTCACTGGCAGCCACAATCCGGCTGACTATAACGGCTTCAAGATCGTCCTGGCGGGCGAAACCCTGTCTGGCGAGCAGATCACTGATCTGTACCGCCGCATCGCGGAAAAAGACTTCAGTCAGGGTGAAGGCAGCTACCGTGCCGTCAGCATCGATGACGACTACGTCAACCGCATCACCGGTGATGTGAAGCTGGCCAAGCCGATGAAAGTGGTGGTCGACTGCGGTAACGGTGTCACCGGTGAACTGGGCCCCCGTCTGGCCAAGGCACTGGGTTGCGAGATCATCCCGCTGTTTACCGAGATCGACGGTAACTTCCCCAACCATCATCCTGATCCCGGCAAACTGAAAAACCTGCAGGACTGCATCAAGGCGGTCAAGGAGCACGGTGCGGATCTGGGTCTGGCTTTCGATGGCGACGGCGACCGCGTTGGCGTGATCACCAACGCAGGGCATGTGGTCTTCCCTGACCGCCTGATGATGCTGTTTGCTCAGGACGTCTGTGGCCGTAACCCCGATGCGCAGATCATTTATGACGTGAAGTGCTCGCGTCTGCTGGCTCCTGCCATCAGCAAAGCCGGCGGCAAGCCGATGATGTGGAAGACCGGTCACTCACTGATCAAGGCCAAAATGAAGGAAAGCGGCGCTCTGCTGGCAGGTGAAATGAGCGGCCACATTTTCTTCAAGGAACGCTGGTACGGTTTCGATGACGGCCTGTACAGCGCCTGCCGTCTGCTGGAAATCCTGTCCAACGCCGACTGCGACGCTGACACCCTGTTCAAGCGCTTCCCTGAAGATGTCAGCACCCCTGAAATCAACATCGAAGTGACGGACGCAGGCAAGTTCACCATCGTCGAAGCCCTGCAGAAGCTGGACTTCCCCGGTGGCGACAAGTCCACCATCGACGGTGTTCGTGTGGACTTCCCCGATGGCTGGGGCCTGATCCGCGCATCCAACACCACCCCGGTACTGGTACTGCGCTTTGAGGCCGAAACCACTGAAGCACTGGAGCGCATCCGCAGCCTGTTCCAGGCGCGCCTGAACGAAGTCGACAGCTCGCTGGTGATTCCACACGAGTAA
- the dut gene encoding dUTP diphosphatase: MKQNLQVKILDPRIGNEFPLPSYATDGSAGLDLRALLDAPQTLEPGQTTLIPTGLAIYIADPGLAAMILPRSGLGHKHGIVLGNLVGLIDSDYQGQLMVSCWNRGQTSFVIEPGERIAQMVLVPVVQAQWEIVDEFHATARGEGGFGHSGRQ, encoded by the coding sequence ATGAAGCAGAATCTCCAAGTAAAAATTCTCGACCCGCGCATCGGTAACGAATTCCCCCTGCCCAGCTACGCCACTGATGGCTCAGCGGGCCTTGATCTGCGCGCACTGCTGGACGCCCCACAGACACTGGAGCCCGGTCAGACCACGCTGATTCCCACAGGTCTGGCTATCTACATCGCCGATCCCGGTCTGGCGGCGATGATCCTGCCGCGCTCCGGCCTTGGCCATAAGCACGGTATCGTGCTCGGTAATCTGGTGGGGCTGATCGACTCGGACTATCAGGGTCAGCTGATGGTGTCCTGCTGGAACCGTGGCCAGACCAGCTTCGTCATCGAGCCCGGCGAGCGTATCGCCCAGATGGTGCTGGTCCCTGTGGTGCAGGCCCAGTGGGAAATTGTCGATGAGTTTCATGCCACAGCCCGTGGCGAAGGCGGATTTGGCCACTCAGGGCGCCAGTAA
- a CDS encoding efflux RND transporter periplasmic adaptor subunit, translating to MHVNRRTRLAVAVLVSAMSVVLSGCNQQESAGAAQQAQQGGAQQPVEVGIYTVQPQAVTLTTELPGRTSAYLVSEVRPQVGGIIQKRLFTEGSDVKAGDVLYLIDPATYEAELESAKANLARADANVESARLKAKRYKELVQINAVSKQDYDDADASLKQSLADVAAYKAAIRSAQINLNYTKVTSPISGRIGKSSVTPGALVTANQTTALATVQQLDPVYVDVTQSSVDMLRLKRELANGQLSKASASDEAKVKLILEDGSLYPDEGKLAFSDVSVNESTGAVTLRAVFPNPNIILLPGMYVRAEIEEGVREQGILVPQQGVTRDIKGNAVAMVINSQGIVEMHTLKTNRAIGDKWLIDDGLKAGDQVIVEGLQKVRPGAPAKGVAAGQAQAAAAKQG from the coding sequence ATGCATGTAAATAGACGTACCCGGCTGGCAGTGGCTGTACTGGTCAGTGCCATGAGCGTGGTATTGAGCGGCTGTAACCAGCAGGAATCAGCGGGGGCTGCCCAGCAAGCCCAGCAGGGAGGCGCACAGCAGCCGGTAGAAGTAGGGATCTATACCGTGCAGCCACAGGCGGTCACGCTGACCACTGAATTGCCAGGTCGCACCTCTGCTTATCTGGTCTCCGAAGTTCGCCCGCAAGTGGGTGGTATCATCCAGAAACGTCTGTTTACCGAAGGCTCAGACGTCAAAGCCGGTGATGTACTGTATCTGATTGATCCGGCGACTTATGAAGCGGAGCTGGAAAGCGCCAAAGCCAATCTGGCCCGGGCCGATGCCAACGTGGAATCAGCCCGCCTGAAGGCTAAACGCTACAAAGAACTGGTGCAGATCAATGCTGTCAGTAAGCAGGACTATGACGACGCCGATGCCTCACTGAAGCAGTCACTGGCCGATGTGGCCGCTTACAAGGCCGCCATTCGCTCTGCACAGATCAACCTCAACTACACCAAGGTCACCTCACCCATCTCTGGTCGTATCGGTAAGTCTTCCGTCACCCCAGGAGCGCTGGTAACCGCTAATCAGACCACCGCGCTGGCTACCGTGCAGCAGCTGGATCCGGTCTACGTCGACGTTACGCAGTCCAGTGTTGACATGTTGCGCCTCAAGCGTGAACTGGCCAATGGCCAGCTGAGCAAAGCCTCTGCCAGCGATGAAGCTAAGGTCAAACTGATTCTGGAAGACGGCAGCCTCTATCCCGACGAGGGCAAACTGGCGTTCTCCGATGTATCGGTCAATGAAAGCACCGGCGCAGTGACACTGCGTGCTGTGTTCCCCAACCCCAACATTATCCTGCTGCCCGGTATGTATGTGCGCGCTGAGATTGAAGAAGGCGTGCGTGAGCAGGGCATTCTGGTTCCTCAGCAGGGTGTGACCCGCGACATAAAAGGCAATGCCGTTGCCATGGTCATCAACAGCCAGGGCATCGTGGAAATGCACACCCTCAAGACCAATCGCGCGATTGGCGACAAATGGCTGATCGACGACGGCCTGAAAGCCGGCGATCAGGTGATTGTCGAAGGATTGCAGAAAGTCCGCCCGGGTGCACCCGCCAAAGGGGTAGCTGCAGGACAGGCGCAAGCTGCTGCAGCTAAGCAAGGCTAA
- the coaBC gene encoding bifunctional phosphopantothenoylcysteine decarboxylase/phosphopantothenate--cysteine ligase CoaBC, with protein MVDLSLQGKHILLGVSGGIAAYKSAELTRLLVKAGAQVRVVLTRGGAEFVTPLTFQALSGNPVYQHLLDEQAEAGMGHIELAKWADLVLVAPATADIMARFAAGFGDDLLTTLTLATEAPIYLAPAMNQAMWRDPRTQRNAHYLSSIGWHLLGPDSGSQACGDIGPGRMLEPQAIVAQLQSHHRRPTSQSLQGKTVWITAGPTREALDPVRFISNHSSGKMGFALAQAASEAGAQVRLICGPVSLPTPVGVERVNVESAEQMLSASLEGIQHCDIFIAAAAVADYRAAEVAEHKIKKQSGKDSLALSLIKNPDIVATVAALTPDLRPFTVGFAAETRDVIEYAQDKLARKKLDMIIANDVSAEGIGFNSDDNAVTLVRPHHVLTLPRASKHELARKLIEHLAAAYYDPATPAGETIEATDVQAVASQ; from the coding sequence ATGGTGGATTTATCCCTGCAAGGCAAACATATTCTGCTTGGTGTCAGTGGTGGTATTGCCGCCTACAAAAGCGCCGAACTGACCCGACTGCTGGTCAAGGCCGGGGCGCAGGTCAGAGTCGTACTGACCCGCGGTGGGGCTGAATTTGTTACCCCGCTGACCTTTCAGGCACTGTCCGGCAACCCGGTGTATCAGCATCTGCTGGATGAGCAGGCGGAAGCCGGCATGGGCCATATCGAGCTGGCCAAATGGGCCGATCTGGTGCTGGTCGCACCGGCCACCGCCGACATTATGGCGCGCTTTGCGGCCGGTTTTGGGGATGATCTGCTGACCACCCTGACGCTGGCTACCGAAGCTCCCATCTATCTGGCTCCGGCCATGAATCAGGCCATGTGGCGCGATCCGCGCACCCAGCGTAATGCCCACTACCTCAGCAGTATCGGCTGGCATCTGCTCGGCCCCGACAGCGGCAGTCAGGCCTGTGGTGATATCGGCCCCGGTCGCATGCTGGAACCGCAGGCCATCGTCGCCCAGTTGCAGTCCCATCATCGTCGCCCGACCAGTCAGTCACTGCAGGGCAAAACCGTCTGGATCACTGCCGGCCCCACCCGTGAGGCGCTGGACCCGGTGCGTTTCATCAGTAATCACTCCTCCGGCAAGATGGGTTTCGCGCTGGCGCAGGCCGCCAGTGAAGCTGGCGCACAGGTGCGCCTGATCTGCGGCCCGGTCAGTCTGCCCACGCCGGTGGGAGTGGAACGTGTCAATGTCGAATCGGCCGAACAGATGCTCAGTGCCAGCCTTGAGGGTATCCAGCACTGCGACATCTTTATCGCCGCCGCGGCCGTGGCCGATTACCGCGCGGCCGAGGTGGCCGAGCACAAGATTAAGAAACAGAGCGGTAAGGACAGTCTGGCCCTGTCGCTGATCAAGAACCCCGATATCGTGGCAACCGTCGCCGCCCTGACACCGGACCTGCGCCCTTTTACCGTCGGCTTTGCCGCAGAAACCCGTGATGTCATCGAATATGCGCAGGACAAACTGGCACGTAAAAAACTCGACATGATTATCGCCAATGATGTGTCTGCCGAAGGCATAGGCTTCAACAGCGACGACAACGCCGTCACCCTGGTCAGACCGCATCACGTGCTGACCCTGCCGCGTGCCAGCAAGCATGAGCTGGCGCGCAAACTGATTGAACACCTGGCCGCCGCCTACTACGACCCGGCCACACCGGCCGGCGAAACCATTGAGGCGACGGACGTGCAGGCTGTGGCCAGCCAGTGA
- a CDS encoding surface lipoprotein assembly modifier, whose protein sequence is MKRFYLSASGPRRLLLGLGLMGLLPWQSGQAADPLDALRSLLAHGNTTQAWFVARQFRGEWEGDPQFDQLYAQAALASGQTGEALFALERVQQSTDSAEVHWLLAQTYLAMEQQQPARKELYLVLNRHPSPGLATEARKRLRELGIGGRQEGLQGYVEAFIGQDSNATQGPYQQPSLAVINADSLEESDGYFGLAAGGRYDHPLSDSQTLFADGRAENLSYFDRTDQDTFKLNLNLGSRWDYERQHWKVTLQSGHERLDGDNALTRVGVTGEWGFQSTAQLRLGTFVGVHDLNYELDDRDSVQWLGGVNLVFSGPTEQSATWFAGAYYGQDEADNDSEEAHNNTDRRFIGAQAGVVVPLLEQLDTVVSVHYLNSRYDGTNSIYNERREDDYSAFNIDLRWHFNKAWSWTGGYRLIRNDSNIEYYDYTRHLIQTGVRYDFR, encoded by the coding sequence ATGAAGCGCTTTTACCTTTCTGCCAGCGGCCCTCGGCGACTGCTGCTGGGTCTGGGCCTGATGGGACTGCTGCCCTGGCAGTCGGGGCAGGCAGCAGACCCGCTGGACGCCCTGCGCAGCCTGCTGGCTCACGGCAATACGACTCAGGCCTGGTTTGTCGCCCGCCAGTTCCGTGGCGAGTGGGAGGGCGATCCGCAGTTTGATCAGCTCTATGCGCAGGCGGCGCTGGCCAGCGGTCAGACCGGGGAGGCGCTGTTTGCACTGGAGCGTGTGCAGCAAAGTACGGACAGTGCAGAGGTCCACTGGTTGCTGGCGCAGACCTATCTGGCCATGGAGCAACAGCAGCCAGCCAGGAAGGAGCTGTATCTGGTACTCAATCGCCATCCTTCACCGGGGCTGGCCACCGAAGCCCGCAAACGTCTGAGAGAGCTGGGCATCGGGGGGCGGCAGGAAGGCTTGCAGGGCTATGTCGAAGCCTTTATCGGGCAGGACTCCAACGCGACTCAGGGGCCTTATCAGCAGCCGTCACTGGCGGTAATCAACGCCGACAGTCTGGAAGAAAGTGACGGCTACTTCGGACTGGCAGCGGGCGGGCGCTATGACCATCCGTTGTCCGACAGCCAGACCCTGTTTGCTGACGGCCGGGCGGAGAACCTCAGTTACTTTGACCGTACCGATCAGGATACCTTCAAGCTAAACCTCAATCTGGGCAGTCGTTGGGACTATGAGCGGCAACACTGGAAAGTCACCCTGCAGTCTGGCCATGAACGGCTGGATGGCGACAACGCGCTGACCCGCGTCGGCGTCACCGGTGAATGGGGTTTTCAGAGCACGGCGCAGCTGCGTCTGGGCACCTTTGTCGGGGTGCATGATCTCAACTATGAGCTGGATGACCGCGACAGCGTGCAATGGCTGGGCGGGGTCAATCTGGTGTTCAGCGGGCCGACCGAGCAGTCGGCCACCTGGTTTGCCGGTGCCTACTACGGTCAGGATGAGGCAGATAACGACAGCGAAGAGGCGCACAACAATACCGACCGGCGCTTTATCGGCGCTCAGGCCGGGGTAGTGGTGCCCCTGCTGGAACAACTCGACACGGTCGTGTCTGTGCACTACCTCAACAGCCGCTATGACGGCACCAACAGCATCTACAACGAACGCCGTGAGGATGACTACAGCGCCTTCAATATTGATCTGCGCTGGCACTTCAACAAAGCCTGGAG
- a CDS encoding DUF2461 domain-containing protein, which translates to MSAFTGFSPALFQFLQELRSNNNKDWFADNKERYQQQVQQPMVAMMTALQPGLQAISPHFRVIPKAHNGSMFRIYRDTRFGHDKTPYKTHAACQFRHAVGKDVHAPGYYLELAPEHVIIAAGIWLPPTPVLNQVRQHIVERADQWQSIKTDDTLAALFGGIEGEQLRGMPRGFSQEMPHQEDVRRKSFIVSATWLPEEAQQDYFFDELLRTYAAASPFMSFLCRALELPF; encoded by the coding sequence ATGTCTGCATTTACCGGCTTTTCACCTGCGCTGTTCCAGTTTCTGCAGGAGCTGCGCAGCAATAACAACAAGGACTGGTTTGCCGACAACAAGGAGCGCTACCAGCAGCAGGTACAGCAACCGATGGTTGCGATGATGACCGCATTGCAGCCGGGTCTGCAGGCCATCTCTCCACACTTTCGGGTCATCCCTAAAGCTCATAATGGCTCGATGTTCCGCATCTACCGCGATACCCGATTTGGCCACGACAAAACACCTTACAAAACCCATGCTGCCTGTCAGTTCCGTCATGCCGTCGGTAAGGATGTGCACGCCCCCGGCTACTATCTGGAGCTTGCCCCTGAGCACGTCATCATCGCAGCAGGGATCTGGCTGCCTCCCACGCCGGTGCTCAATCAGGTTCGTCAGCACATCGTCGAGCGAGCCGACCAGTGGCAGAGCATCAAGACGGATGACACGCTGGCAGCACTGTTTGGCGGAATAGAAGGGGAACAGCTGCGCGGCATGCCACGCGGATTCAGTCAGGAGATGCCGCATCAGGAGGATGTGCGGCGCAAGAGCTTTATCGTCTCTGCCACCTGGCTGCCAGAAGAAGCGCAGCAGGATTATTTCTTCGACGAACTGTTGCGGACCTATGCCGCGGCCAGCCCGTTCATGAGCTTTCTGTGCCGGGCGCTGGAACTGCCCTTCTGA